The sequence CGCGGGACATGCCCGTCGCCCGAAAGCCCTCCGCGAAGGCCTCGAGGAACACCTCGCGCACGGCATGCCGCCAGCGCAGGGCCGAGGCGGGGTCGGCGGCGCGCAGCGCGACGATGTCGTCCGGGACCCGGCACCACACGTGCCGGCGGCCGCGGCGGGCGAGGACGCCGCCGTCCGGGGCCGTGCGGACGGCGGGCGCCAGGTCACGCTCTCGCGTGCCTTCCGGGCCGTACGAGGTGGTGGGCGCCGTGAGGTCCCAGCTCACTGTCAGCCGGTCGCTCTCGTCGCCGTCGTTCACGCCGTCGGTCATGGGGCCGTAGAAGTCGACCAGATACTCCGTGCCCGTGGCACCCAGCTTGACCAGGTTGAAGCGGGCGTTGCGGCCCACCAGCGGGTCGAAGGTCCAGCGCATGCTGCCGGCGCCGAGACCGGCCGCCCACGCGCCCTGGGCCCGCTTCACCGCGTGCCCGAGGCCCCGGTCGGCCGCGGCCACCAGCGAGTAGGTGCTGCGCTCGGGACCGAGGACGGCGACCGAGGCCCCGGCCAGACGCTGCCCGTCGTACGCGGCGTGCACGGCGCCGCCCGCGTGCACCAGGCTGTGCAGCACCTCGGCCGGATAGGGCGGGGCGGTGCGCGGGGTGTGCCACACGTCGCTGAAGTAGTCGGCCACGGCCGCGAGCCCGGCGACGTCGTGCACCGAGCGGACGGTGACTCCTGCTGTCGTGGCTCCTGCTGTCATGAGGACGAGTCTCGGCGGCGGCGAGGGGCCGTGTGTTGTGCGGACGGCCAAGACATGCGTACGTTCGTTGCGCCATCAGCCAAGCCGCCACGGAAGGACCGCCATGGACGCGTGCACGCTCGGCGATCTCCTGGACGTCGTCGGCGGCCCCGCCCTACGCCTGCACACCGCACCCGCCGGGCCGGGTGTGCCGGTCACCGAGGCGGTGCTGCACGACGGCCGCACCCTGCTGCCCCGGCTGCCGGGCGGGCTGCTGCTCGCGGTCGGGGTACCGGCCGCCGAGGCGGGACCGCTGGTGCGGGCGGCCGCGTCGGCCGGGCTGGCCGGGGTCGTGGTGCGGGGCGCCGACGGGCCCGTCGCGGAGGCGGAGGCGCACGGCGTGGCGCTGCTGTCGGTCGCCGAGGACGCGGCCTGGCACCATGTGCACCTGCTGCTGGCCTCGGCCATCGACACCCGGCCCGCCGTCTCCTCCGACACCGGCCTCGGCGATCTGTTCGCGCTGGCCGACGCGATCGCGGCGGGGGTCGGCGGGGCCACCGCCATCGAGGACCCGCGGCAGCGGATCCTCGCCTACTCGACCGTCCCCGGCCAGCCGGTGGACGAGGACCGGCGCCAGGGCATCCTCGGGCTGCAGGTGCCGGCCAGCGCGGAGAACACCGAGCAGTACCGGCGGCTGTTCGCGGCCGACCGGCCGGTGCGGCTGCCCGCGCTGACCGGCTCGGGCCTGCCCCGCCTCGCGATGCCGGTGCGGGCCGGCGGGGAGACGCTCGGCTCCGTCTGGGTGATCGACGACGGCTCGCTCGCCCGGGACGCCGAGGACACCCTCGCCCAGGGCGCCTCGACGGCCGCCCTGCTCCTGCTGCGGGCCCGTGCGGCCCGCGAACTGGCCCGGCACCGGGGCAGCGATCTGCTGCGCCGCCTGCTGGACGGCACGGCGGACGCGGCGACGGCCGCCGAGCGCCTCGGGGTCGCGGGCCCGGCCCGGGTGGCCGCCTTCGTC is a genomic window of Streptomyces griseochromogenes containing:
- a CDS encoding chorismate synthase is translated as MTAGATTAGVTVRSVHDVAGLAAVADYFSDVWHTPRTAPPYPAEVLHSLVHAGGAVHAAYDGQRLAGASVAVLGPERSTYSLVAAADRGLGHAVKRAQGAWAAGLGAGSMRWTFDPLVGRNARFNLVKLGATGTEYLVDFYGPMTDGVNDGDESDRLTVSWDLTAPTTSYGPEGTRERDLAPAVRTAPDGGVLARRGRRHVWCRVPDDIVALRAADPASALRWRHAVREVFLEAFAEGFRATGMSRDGWYTLARTEEDA
- a CDS encoding PucR family transcriptional regulator: MDACTLGDLLDVVGGPALRLHTAPAGPGVPVTEAVLHDGRTLLPRLPGGLLLAVGVPAAEAGPLVRAAASAGLAGVVVRGADGPVAEAEAHGVALLSVAEDAAWHHVHLLLASAIDTRPAVSSDTGLGDLFALADAIAAGVGGATAIEDPRQRILAYSTVPGQPVDEDRRQGILGLQVPASAENTEQYRRLFAADRPVRLPALTGSGLPRLAMPVRAGGETLGSVWVIDDGSLARDAEDTLAQGASTAALLLLRARAARELARHRGSDLLRRLLDGTADAATAAERLGVAGPARVAAFVLDTAASVPDTERTALRLLDVVRLQCEARYGRHACLLVDGVVYAVLPAPGAQPQPQGHAGAEGAWGTRRPEGASTAGRSAPAEASRRRTDGGSHRRLAEDIVGRAGQALRVPVRAALGEVVPGPGGLADSRADADLVLRVLDAGHPVATVDEVRPRVTLLRLSEVMRERRELSAGAWRGVLAYDAENGTEYARTLICWLDAGCDMAGAAKLLAVHPNTCRYRLKQLQRHAGVDLDDPDERLVLWLQLRTLAGLGGATA